The following proteins are co-located in the Solanum pennellii chromosome 1, SPENNV200 genome:
- the LOC107012719 gene encoding CAP-Gly domain-containing linker protein 1 isoform X2, whose amino-acid sequence MANPDSTLPVPASAASPLSAKKENVVPASSKIKELTESRQELLNRIQSLKTDLQSWRYKLDGQVKVYRDELSDLKKSLNVEVEQLRSEFQELKTTLQQQQEDVTNSLRNLGLQDASEETKEAEDVKPDNNEEDTAQDLPKDNGKDTEE is encoded by the exons ATGGCAAACCCCGATTCTACTCTACCTGTTCCTGCTTCTGCTGCTTCTCCACTCTCTGCA AAGAAGGAGAATGTGGTGCCGGCTAGCTCCAAAATTAAG GAATTGACTGAGTCAAGGCAAGAGCTGCTCAATAGGATTCAGAGCTTGAAAACA GATCTTCAAAGCTGGAGATATAAGTTGGATGGCCAAGTAAAGGTCTATCGAGAT GAACTGTCGGATCTCAAGAAATCATTGAATGTTGAAGTGGAGCAACTTAGATCT GAATTTCAAGAGTTAAAAACAACTCTTCAGCAACAGCAGGAAGATGTTACTAACAGCTTAAGAAACTTAGGG CTTCAGGATGCCTCCGAAGAAACAAAAGAGGCTGAAGATGTCAAGCCTGATAACAATGAAGAAGATACTGCTCAGGATTTGCCAAAGGACAATGGTAAAGACACCGAGGAGTAG
- the LOC107012719 gene encoding uncharacterized protein LOC107012719 isoform X1, which produces MANPDSTLPVPASAASPLSAKKENVVPASSKIKELTESRQELLNRIQSLKTDLQSWRYKLDGQVKVYRDELSDLKKSLNVEVEQLRSVSNALEFQELKTTLQQQQEDVTNSLRNLGLQDASEETKEAEDVKPDNNEEDTAQDLPKDNGKDTEE; this is translated from the exons ATGGCAAACCCCGATTCTACTCTACCTGTTCCTGCTTCTGCTGCTTCTCCACTCTCTGCA AAGAAGGAGAATGTGGTGCCGGCTAGCTCCAAAATTAAG GAATTGACTGAGTCAAGGCAAGAGCTGCTCAATAGGATTCAGAGCTTGAAAACA GATCTTCAAAGCTGGAGATATAAGTTGGATGGCCAAGTAAAGGTCTATCGAGAT GAACTGTCGGATCTCAAGAAATCATTGAATGTTGAAGTGGAGCAACTTAGATCTGTGAGCAATGCTCTA GAATTTCAAGAGTTAAAAACAACTCTTCAGCAACAGCAGGAAGATGTTACTAACAGCTTAAGAAACTTAGGG CTTCAGGATGCCTCCGAAGAAACAAAAGAGGCTGAAGATGTCAAGCCTGATAACAATGAAGAAGATACTGCTCAGGATTTGCCAAAGGACAATGGTAAAGACACCGAGGAGTAG